A single window of Cydia splendana chromosome 13, ilCydSple1.2, whole genome shotgun sequence DNA harbors:
- the LOC134796044 gene encoding tRNA N(3)-methylcytidine methyltransferase Mettl2 isoform X2, whose translation MEDSATDKRPQFGNRVLENADDVFKHNAWDNVEWDEEQEKAAKEKVEQNSQVTFADNVLKDLDENADKHWDAFYSIHQNRFFKDRHWLFTEFPELAPDNTSAPKRVFPDNETPTTTAPIQPDAPNQVESKPESNNSGKRYIFEIGCGVGNTIFPILQYSQDPNLFIYGCDFSSTAIDIMKENELYDTKRCEVFVLDATGTEWNVPFKENSIDIIVLIFVLSAIEPGKMASVVQQIHKYLKPGGLVVFRDYGRYDLAQLRFKKGRCISDNFYARGDKTKVYFFTQEEIKNLFTSAGFTEEQNLIDRRLQVNRGKMLTMYRVWIQAKYRKPL comes from the exons ATGGAAGACTCTGCGACTGATAAAAGGCCTCAATTTGGGAACAGAGTTCTAGAAAATGCTGACGATGTATTCAAACATAACGCGTG gGATAATGTTGAATGGGACGAAGAGCAAGAGAAAGCAGCAAAAGAAAAGGTGGAACAGAACTCACAAGTTACGTTTGCAGACAATGTTTTGAAGGATTTGGACGAAAATGCTGATAAGCATTGGGATGCGTTTTACAGCATACATCAAAACAG GTTTTTCAAAGATAGACATTGGCTATTCACGGAGTTTCCAGAACTTGCACCGGACAACACATCTGCACCGAAGAGAGTTTTTCCCGACAATGAAACTCCAACCACAACTGCACCTATCCAACCTGATGCCCCAAACCAAGTTGAGTCCAAACCAGAGTCAAATAACTCTGGTAAACGGTACATATTTGAAATAGGTTGTGGAGTTGGAAACACTATCTTTCCTATTCTACAATACAGCCAGGACCCGAACCTTTTTATCTATGGTTGTGATTTTTCGTCAACCGCCATTGACATAATGAAGGAAAATGAGCTGTATGACACTAAGAGGTGTGAAGTGTTTGTACTGGATGCAACTGGAACTGAGTGGAATGTACCATTCAAAGAAAACTCCATTGATATAATTGTGCTTATCTTTGTTCTGTCGGCAATTGAGCCTGGAAA GATGGCGTCAGTTGTTCAACAAATACACAAGTATCTAAAGCCAGGTGGACTAGTTGTTTTCCGCGACTATGGTCGCTACGACCTTGCCCAACTACGGTTTAAGAAAGGCCGCTGCATATCTGACAACTTCTATGCCCGAGGGGACAAAACTAAGGTCTACTTCTTCACACAAgaagaaataaagaatttatttacatcagCTGGTTTCACAGAAGAACAGAATTTAATTGACAGAAGATTGCAAGTTAATAGAGGGAAGATGTTGACTATGTACAGAGTGTGGATACAGGCGAAATATAGAAAGCCTTTATAg
- the LOC134796044 gene encoding tRNA N(3)-methylcytidine methyltransferase Mettl2 isoform X1, whose protein sequence is MLTMYSNITRGTVFYHFRNLCKRLRCSANNIEGLEKTRHRKKPPGGSRYLNSNKKDLVYLFNAWDNVEWDEEQEKAAKEKVEQNSQVTFADNVLKDLDENADKHWDAFYSIHQNRFFKDRHWLFTEFPELAPDNTSAPKRVFPDNETPTTTAPIQPDAPNQVESKPESNNSGKRYIFEIGCGVGNTIFPILQYSQDPNLFIYGCDFSSTAIDIMKENELYDTKRCEVFVLDATGTEWNVPFKENSIDIIVLIFVLSAIEPGKMASVVQQIHKYLKPGGLVVFRDYGRYDLAQLRFKKGRCISDNFYARGDKTKVYFFTQEEIKNLFTSAGFTEEQNLIDRRLQVNRGKMLTMYRVWIQAKYRKPL, encoded by the exons ATGCTGACGATGTATTCAAACATAACGCGTGGTACAGTATTTTACCATTTTCGCAATTTATGTAAAAGACTCAGGTGTTCTGCCAACAACATTGAAGGTTTAGAGAAAACAAGACACAGGAAAAAGCCTCCTGGTGGCTCTAGATATTTGAACAGTAATAAAAAAGACCTTGTTTATCTTTTCAACGCATG gGATAATGTTGAATGGGACGAAGAGCAAGAGAAAGCAGCAAAAGAAAAGGTGGAACAGAACTCACAAGTTACGTTTGCAGACAATGTTTTGAAGGATTTGGACGAAAATGCTGATAAGCATTGGGATGCGTTTTACAGCATACATCAAAACAG GTTTTTCAAAGATAGACATTGGCTATTCACGGAGTTTCCAGAACTTGCACCGGACAACACATCTGCACCGAAGAGAGTTTTTCCCGACAATGAAACTCCAACCACAACTGCACCTATCCAACCTGATGCCCCAAACCAAGTTGAGTCCAAACCAGAGTCAAATAACTCTGGTAAACGGTACATATTTGAAATAGGTTGTGGAGTTGGAAACACTATCTTTCCTATTCTACAATACAGCCAGGACCCGAACCTTTTTATCTATGGTTGTGATTTTTCGTCAACCGCCATTGACATAATGAAGGAAAATGAGCTGTATGACACTAAGAGGTGTGAAGTGTTTGTACTGGATGCAACTGGAACTGAGTGGAATGTACCATTCAAAGAAAACTCCATTGATATAATTGTGCTTATCTTTGTTCTGTCGGCAATTGAGCCTGGAAA GATGGCGTCAGTTGTTCAACAAATACACAAGTATCTAAAGCCAGGTGGACTAGTTGTTTTCCGCGACTATGGTCGCTACGACCTTGCCCAACTACGGTTTAAGAAAGGCCGCTGCATATCTGACAACTTCTATGCCCGAGGGGACAAAACTAAGGTCTACTTCTTCACACAAgaagaaataaagaatttatttacatcagCTGGTTTCACAGAAGAACAGAATTTAATTGACAGAAGATTGCAAGTTAATAGAGGGAAGATGTTGACTATGTACAGAGTGTGGATACAGGCGAAATATAGAAAGCCTTTATAg
- the LOC134796033 gene encoding cytochrome P450 CYP12A2-like produces the protein MKKLRTLLYLQNQSRYQNIRTFSVASDIIKPFEEIPGISKVPIIGGLHHFLPFVGTIGHKKNFHDLVKTLHKKYGTVVRLEGIAPRATLLVLFEPQHFEQVYKAEEYNPLRPGFETIEYYREVLRKERFGGYFGLMSAQGPQWRDFRTKVNPALLKPKLVKIYAPGLGEIAEEMVERLTRLSKEGDYLQNNFDLEITKWSLESLALVSLGTRLGCLQDNLDEDHPARQLIKCTNDIFELSFKLEFLPSLWKYIATPNFKKLMKTYDLQWDISAMYIEEAKKLAKERGSDVPEEDKSILEKLIAIDERVAILMANEMLMAGIDTVSFTITSILYHLAKNQPAQDKLREEIRAGESRRYLRACMKESLRIWAVVPSNLRRTSKEHVVAGYRIPVGIDVIAPNEYLSSLDKYYPRGKEFLPERWLVEKTDPLFYGNAHPLVNAPFGIGVRSCIGRRIAELEIEVFLTKLLVKQQVTWTGPPIKVVTKVMNSFAKPYYFKFESV, from the exons GTATCAAAATATTCGTACTTTTTCGGTTGCTTCGGACATAATAAAACCTTTTGAAGAGATTCCGGGTATCTCTAAGGTTCCGATAATAGGTGGCCTGCATCATTTTTTACCATTCGTAG GTACTATTGGTCACAAGAAAAATTTTCATGACTTAGTAAAAACACTGCATAAAAAGTATGGGACAGTTGTGAGATTGGAGGGCATCGCGCCGAGGGCCACACTTTTGGTGTTGTTCGAGCCGCAACATTTTGAACAG GTTTACAAAGCGGAAGAATATAATCCACTGAGACCAGGGTTCGAGACCATAGAATATTACAGAGAAGTGTTGAGAAAAGAGAGATTTGGCGGTTATTTCGGCTTAATGTCAGC GCAAGGACCTCAATGGCGAGATTTCAGAACAAAGGTGAATCCGGCTTTACTCAAGCCGAAGCTGGTGAAAATTTACGCTCCAGGGTTAGGCGAAATTGCCGAAGAAATGGTGGAAAG GTTAACAAGGCTTAGCAAAGAGGGTGATTACCTTCAAAACAATTTCGACCTCGAAATAACAAAGTGGTCTTTGGAATCTTTGGCCCTTGTCAGCCTGGGAACAAGACTCGGCTGTCTTCAAGACAACCTCGACGAGGACCACCCTGCCAGACAATTGATAAAGTGTACCAATGATATTTTTGAGCTGTCCTTTAAGTTAGAATTCTTACCTAGTTTGTGGAAGTACATCGCGACACCAAACTTTAAAAAGCTTATGAAGACTTATGATTTGCAATGgga TATAAGCGCAATGTATATAGAGGAAGCTAAGAAACTCGCTAAAGAGAGAGGCAGTGATGTGCCGGAGGAAGACAAGTCTATACTCGAGAAACTGATTGCCATTGACGAAAGAGTAGCTATCCTGATGGCCAACGAAATGTTGATGGCTGGTATTGACACG GTCTCGTTCACCATAACCAGCATCCTCTACCACTTGGCAAAGAATCAGCCGGCGCAGGATAAATTGCGGGAAGAGATCCGGGCTGGGGAATCGAGACGGTACCTGAGGGCTTGCATGAAGGAGTCCTTGCGGATCTGGGCCGTGGTGCCTTCGAATCTGAGGCGGACGAGCAAGGAACATGTTGTGGCTGGTTACAGGATACCTGTCGGG ATTGACGTCATCGCTCCAAACGAATACTTATCCAGCCTCGATAAATACTACCCACGAGGAAAGGAGTTCTTACCAGAAAGATGGTTAGTCGAAAAGACAGATCCTTTGTTCTACGGGAACGCTCATCCCTTGGTCAACGCGCCATTCGGAATAGGAGTTCGGTCTTGCATCGGCAGAAGAATTGCTGAGCTGGAGATTGAGGTGTTCCTTACTAAGTTATTAGTCAAGCAACAGGTTACTTGGACCGGCCCGCCAATAAAGGTTGTTACGAAAGTTATGAATTCTTTTGCGAAACCATATTACTTTAAATTTGAAAGTGTTTAA